GCGCGCCGGGGCCGTTCGGTCCCACGCTCTGCGCGCTGACGCGCGCTCCCTCGATGAGCAGGAACAGCTCGTCCGCGAGCAGCTCCGGGCTGGTGACCCCTATCGCGCGGCACAGGTCCACGAGCTGGTTCCGGCTGCCGCGCTTGTGGGCCTCGATGATCGGACGCGCGGGGTGGTCCTTCTCGGGAAGCTCGACCGCGGCGTTCGAGAGGGGACATCCGCGTCCGGTGGCGAGCCCCTGCCCGATGGCAGCGAGCCACGCGTTCAGCTGGGCGCGAGGATCGCCGGGATGGCCCTCGACGATCCGATCCCAGTAGGCGTCCGCCTCGACGGCAAGGGCTTGGAGGTGAGCCGCCACCAGCGCGTCCTTCGACGCGAAGTGGCGATAGAGGGTCATCTTGTTGGACCCTGCCGCCTCGGCGATGCTCTCGACCCC
The Pantanalinema sp. genome window above contains:
- a CDS encoding helix-turn-helix domain-containing protein encodes the protein MKKSLSCPESGAIDKQLPPRQRILAAARALFAEHGIRAVGVESIAEAAGSNKMTLYRHFASKDALVAAHLQALAVEADAYWDRIVEGHPGDPRAQLNAWLAAIGQGLATGRGCPLSNAAVELPEKDHPARPIIEAHKRGSRNQLVDLCRAIGVTSPELLADELFLLIEGARVSAQSVGPNGPGAQFMRMAEVLIQAHTAR